The region GACATTTGACCTAATTCCCTCAAGCTTGGTAATAATGTTCCCTTTGCAACTTGATCTAAGTTTTTTCGATTTTTATCAATCAATAAAATAGGCAAGAAGAATAAGGCGTGTAAAAAACCCCAAAAAATAAAGGTCCAATTGGCTCCGTGCCAAAAACCACTGACCATAAATATAATCATCACGTTGCGCAATTGCATCCATTTACTACCTCTAGAACCTCCTAAAGGAATGTACAAATAATCACGGAACCAAGTGGATAAGGAAATATGCCAGCGTCTCCAAAACTCGGCCATGTCTCTTGAAAAATAAGGGTAATTAAAATTACGCATTAAATCGAAGCCTAGTAACCTAGCTGTACCAATGGCTATGTTAGAATATCCTGCAAAGTCACCATAAATCTGAAAGGCAAAATAGACCGCACCTAAAATCAGACTCGCACTATTCATGTTTTCATAATTGTCAAAAATACTGTTGACATAGGGAGCACAACTGTCTGCAATCACGACTTTTTGAAACAACCCCCATAGAATAAGATGGATTCCAGAAATGGCTTGATCTTCCTTAAACACCCTTTTCTTAGAAAATTGGGGTAATAAATTGGTAGCTCGTTCTATAGGACCAGCAACTAGCTGTGGAAAAAAGGCTACATAAGCTGCAAAGTTGATCAAATGCCGAGATGCTTGTAGCTTTCCTCTGTATACATCAATGGTATAACTTAAGGTTTGAAAGGTGTAAAAAGAAATCCCAACTGGTAAAATGATATTTAGAGTGCTTTTATGCATGACAACACCTAGAGAGTTAAAAGCATCTACCCAAGAATCTATAAAGAAATTATAGTACTTAAAAAAGCCTAACAAACCAAGATTCACCAACAGTGACACC is a window of Nonlabens sp. MB-3u-79 DNA encoding:
- a CDS encoding MBOAT family O-acyltransferase, whose protein sequence is MLFNSIEFLIFLPVCFIIYWFVLQRYLKLQNAFILIASYFFYGWWDYRFLALIAFSTLVDFAIGIAISNSSVRSRKKLLLLVSLLVNLGLLGFFKYYNFFIDSWVDAFNSLGVVMHKSTLNIILPVGISFYTFQTLSYTIDVYRGKLQASRHLINFAAYVAFFPQLVAGPIERATNLLPQFSKKRVFKEDQAISGIHLILWGLFQKVVIADSCAPYVNSIFDNYENMNSASLILGAVYFAFQIYGDFAGYSNIAIGTARLLGFDLMRNFNYPYFSRDMAEFWRRWHISLSTWFRDYLYIPLGGSRGSKWMQLRNVMIIFMVSGFWHGANWTFIFWGFLHALFFLPILLIDKNRKNLDQVAKGTLLPSLRELGQMSFTFILACIAWVFFRAPSFMEAVNYIKIMCTNARFDIQYLNIERYNVEMLLIIFIFIGLEWLHRQYEHPFIGKWKWFKITAVLIMLLTLGVYSNHQDFIYFQF